Proteins found in one Leptospira terpstrae serovar Hualin str. LT 11-33 = ATCC 700639 genomic segment:
- a CDS encoding motility protein A, with protein MIHSTLLGILAAVLSVFVAILIEGASLRSFFHLPAMLLIVGGTLGATFASYSISQVTKAVKDTKFALSRRREKDLKLIFFRFWEKARKDGLLSLEDEAKKLDNPFLQKGIQLIVDGSDPRTIEEILWEAHEEEEKNDLKSAKVFETAAGFSPTVGIIGTVLGLVTVLENLDGGTKVLGQGIATAFIATFYGISFANLILLPISNQLKVVAKQESNERQAIMRGILSLQSGENRRILAERIEPFVKY; from the coding sequence ATGATCCATTCCACACTACTCGGAATACTCGCGGCCGTTTTATCGGTGTTTGTCGCAATTTTGATTGAAGGGGCTTCCTTACGATCCTTCTTTCATTTACCTGCTATGTTGCTGATCGTCGGTGGGACATTAGGCGCGACTTTTGCATCTTATTCCATCTCGCAAGTAACCAAAGCAGTAAAAGATACAAAATTTGCACTTTCTAGAAGAAGAGAAAAAGACCTAAAACTTATTTTCTTTCGGTTTTGGGAAAAGGCCAGAAAAGATGGACTATTATCTTTAGAAGATGAAGCAAAAAAACTAGACAATCCCTTTTTACAAAAGGGGATCCAACTGATTGTAGATGGATCTGATCCAAGAACAATTGAAGAAATTCTATGGGAAGCTCATGAAGAGGAAGAAAAGAACGACTTAAAATCGGCAAAAGTATTTGAGACTGCTGCTGGGTTTTCTCCAACCGTGGGAATCATTGGAACCGTACTTGGCCTTGTGACAGTTTTAGAGAATTTAGATGGTGGAACCAAAGTTTTAGGACAAGGAATTGCAACTGCATTCATAGCAACTTTCTATGGAATTTCGTTTGCGAACTTAATTTTACTACCTATTTCCAATCAATTGAAAGTGGTCGCCAAACAAGAAAGTAACGAACGACAAGCAATCATGAGAGGAATTTTATCTTTACAGTCAGGTGAAAACAGAAGGATTCTCGCCGAACGAATTGAACCTTTTGTTAAATATTGA